TAAAATCTCTTTCTTTTAGGGTTTTAAGGTTTTCAATTTCAACTTTTTTTTCTAAGAAGTTAAAAAAGTAGTCTTTTGCTTTTTGACCATGAAGTTTATAATACTCTTCAGGAAAACCTTTATTTGAAGTGTTTGCTAAAGAAAGAGTACAAAGAAATGCACTCAATAATAAAATTTTAAATAGTTTCATTTGAAGCCTTTAAATTGTAGTTGTGAAGACTTTTTTAACAGCACCTTTAAAATAGATTTTTCCATCTATTTTTGAGATAGTTAGTTCTTCTTTACTGATTGGATAAACTAATGCTTTTTCATCTACAAGGTTTAAATCAAGACATCTTAAAAAACAAGCAACCATACCTGTTCCACAAGCTTTTGTCTCACCTTCAACACCTCTTTCATATGTTCTTACATAAAGTTTTTTATCTTCAACTTTTACAAGATTTACATTTGCATTGTATTCATATCTCATTTTTGCACAAATATCATGGTCATATTTCTCTAAATCATCTACAAGTGCAACTAAGTGGGGAACTCCTGTATCTATTAAGTACCAAGTAAAACCTTCTTGTTCAAAAGGCTCTTTAATAACTAAAGGTTTGGTCATTTGAGTTTGTACAATATTGCTTTCTACAATTGATTCTATAAGTCCAGCTTGTGTTAAAAACTTCATACTAGAAGGCGCAAGACCATTATTATAAGCATAGTGTGCAACTGCTCTTGTTGCATTTCCACACATAGAAGCTTCACTTCCATCACTATTATAAAATAGCCATTTAAAATCTGCTTCATTACTTGGAACAAGTGCAACTAAACCATCTGCTCCAATACCTTCTGTTCTATTGCATAGCTCAACTGCTTTAGAAGAAAAGTCTTGCTCAACAAAAGTATGGAAGATTACAAAGTCATTTCCACTTGCAGAGTATTTTGTATATGTCATATTATTTCCTCAATAATTCTTTCAACTTCATCTTGTAAGTTTTTTAGATTTTTAGAGTTATCAATTACCATATGGGCTAACTCTTTTTTCTTCTCTATATCCCATTGATTTGAGATTTTTACTAGTGCTTCTTCTTCACTAATATTGTCTCTTTTCATTAGTCTTTGAACTTGTAAATCTTTTGGTGTATAAACAACTAAAGACCTAGGAATAGGGTAGTGCATTTTTTCAAAAAATAGTGGAATATCTATAAAATAAGGTTTATCTTGACTTTCAAATAGTCTTGACCTTTTTACTATCTCATCTTTTATTAGTGGATGAAGTAAACTCTCTAGTTTTAGTTTATTATCTTCATTTGTAAAGATGATTTTTCCAAGCTCTTTTCTTAGAACCTTTCCATTTTCAACATATTGACTACCAAACATTTCTGCAATTTTTGCAGAGTTTTCATCAAGTAGTTTATGTGCAATTTCATCTGCATCAATTATTAGAAACCCATGAAGTTTAAAAAGGTTACAAACTGTACTTTTACCTGTAGATATTCCGCCAGTAAGGGCGATTGCATTTTTAAATAAATCATTACTCATAGTAGATATTTTACTAT
The sequence above is a segment of the Arcobacter sp. F155 genome. Coding sequences within it:
- the dapF gene encoding diaminopimelate epimerase encodes the protein MTYTKYSASGNDFVIFHTFVEQDFSSKAVELCNRTEGIGADGLVALVPSNEADFKWLFYNSDGSEASMCGNATRAVAHYAYNNGLAPSSMKFLTQAGLIESIVESNIVQTQMTKPLVIKEPFEQEGFTWYLIDTGVPHLVALVDDLEKYDHDICAKMRYEYNANVNLVKVEDKKLYVRTYERGVEGETKACGTGMVACFLRCLDLNLVDEKALVYPISKEELTISKIDGKIYFKGAVKKVFTTTI
- the coaE gene encoding dephospho-CoA kinase (Dephospho-CoA kinase (CoaE) performs the final step in coenzyme A biosynthesis.); this encodes MSNDLFKNAIALTGGISTGKSTVCNLFKLHGFLIIDADEIAHKLLDENSAKIAEMFGSQYVENGKVLRKELGKIIFTNEDNKLKLESLLHPLIKDEIVKRSRLFESQDKPYFIDIPLFFEKMHYPIPRSLVVYTPKDLQVQRLMKRDNISEEEALVKISNQWDIEKKKELAHMVIDNSKNLKNLQDEVERIIEEII